gattaatttgaaagtgtttaaaagtagaggctttgatctttattttggtgtattgcatattgaaatattcatacagcaaaataaactgtaggccatcaaattttagtgaaaatcatcaaaatcgctggcagtggctggcaaccttttcaaaaatgctggcggggaaagagttaataaattTACTTCTGGTTTGAATTTTTAGTAGATGCTTACAACAGTGTATCTGAAATGTATATCCTCAGGTGTCCTTAATGGCGTCTAGTCAGTCAATGAGTGGCTTTGATCTTGACACCCCGCTGCCACCTCCCCTTCAGAGAGTCATGGATCCTGGTAAGGCATCGAAAAATGTGCTTCATCTAGAACAAGAATCATGAAAAGACATTGTAATGTATCAAAGCAATGGTTCCTCCAGGTTTCTCGGATCAGTCAGAAGTGGCCATGATGAATTCGGAGGTGTCAGACATAGCAGACCGACTGGACCTATCCACTTCTTCCATTGACATGACGAACACATCCCTAGCTGTCCGAGAGGACATTGACGTATCAGGTGTCGGTGAGGCCACCTTGCTACATTTAGGTGAACAGAATTCAATCTGTGAGTCAAAGTCTAGGTTGTAAAATGTGTCTCTCTTTGCAGAGGAGCTTCAAGATAGGGAGGTTCCTAGTGGTAACCCTGAGGAGCAAAATACAGAGGAATATCCAGCTGTGGATTTCAGTTCTTCTGTTGCACCACTTTCACACTTTCCTCCTCCCCTTTCTCTCTCACACCCTCTTCTCCCAAATCTGCCTCTCGAGCATAGCTTGCCCACAGACATGGCATATTTGATGAATTCTTCAATCCCATCTCTCGACTCTTCTGTGCCTCCTATAGACATCTCTTCCCTGCTCATTGACCCCGCCGCCCTTCATCTCGAGTCATCTGCCCCACCTGCAGAATATCCCGTGCAACCCAACGAGTCCTCACCTTTCTCCTCAGAAAGTGATGGTGTCAATCAGGGTTTTTCTGATGAGCCACAGTCTCAAAAGAGCAGCTTGTCTGCGGGCAGAGCAGAGGCCGTATCCTCTGACCTGATGTCTTTCGATTCCCATAATGCACATGTCAAAGATGAAGCTGCTTCTCAGTAGTGACACTACCAAGTACTACCTTGAGTCTTGTTTACGCAGTTGCACAAAAATCACTGAGTGTGTGTTTCTTAATGGATTTGTTACTGTTAGGATCAGGTGTGTTTTTTAAACGGTTGTGTGCAATTTACGTTTTATTTTGCGTTTTAGTTTGCATCTAGTAGTCATGATGATTGtatgctgttgttttaaattgtgtagATCTTAATTTAGAAGATAATGTTTTATGTTACTAAATTGAAACCTTTTTATTTAGCTTGATTAATTAAAACCGCTTAGATTTTTCTACCAGATTTAAACCCCCCCAAAATCTCaaactttatttaattgacaatttGTTCTTAATATTTGTAGTGTTTATTTAGCTATGACACAAACACTCATGGGTTACGGTGTTAAATTGAACTGTAGATTATAGAGCTAATGTTAGAATATACATAAGGATCATTAGAACACTGACAAAATCATTTTGTCTAGAAAAagcattaaatttttttgtcttactttgttacatataatattttagaaccTGTTAGGGTTTTATTGATTTAGTGATTTTGGTTGTTGTGGGAATGTTTAAGcaaaggacatttttttaatgctggacaagggttttgtatttgtttagttttgcGAACTAAAATCTTCCCGGCTAATTagatttttaaacttattttgatgtgattaTAGAATTTTTCAACAGAAATATTTAATTGGAATATTTGCAACTTAGTCTTCATTCATAGTGATTTATGTGAactttaggtttaaaaaaaaatgctatatttatttgttgaaaacaGAGTTAAATCAACACTAGAGGAATGTTGCCACAGTAAAATGTGCTTTTCATGTCATTTATTGATCTATGCAAATACAGATATTGTATTAATGCCAATGGAATTTCTGTGGT
Above is a genomic segment from Cyprinus carpio isolate SPL01 chromosome A2, ASM1834038v1, whole genome shotgun sequence containing:
- the LOC109105566 gene encoding Golgi reassembly-stacking protein 1-like, producing MGLTQSSGAPEGGTEGYHVHGIQEDSPAEKAGLEPFFDFIISIGHNRLNQENEMLKDLLKANVEKPVKMEVYSTKTMRMRELEVVPSNMWGGQGLLGASVRFCSFQGANENVWHVLDVEPNSPAALAGLQEHSDFIVGADQVLQDSEDFFSLIEAHEGKPLKLLVYNTETDNCREVIVTPNGAWGGEGSLGCGIGYGYLHRIPARPDSPKSEKVSPKASPVAGTPEQELPTNGFTEVSLMASSQSMSGFDLDTPLPPPLQRVMDPGFSDQSEVAMMNSEVSDIADRLDLSTSSIDMTNTSLAVREDIDVSGVEELQDREVPSGNPEEQNTEEYPAVDFSSSVAPLSHFPPPLSLSHPLLPNLPLEHSLPTDMAYLMNSSIPSLDSSVPPIDISSLLIDPAALHLESSAPPAEYPVQPNESSPFSSESDGVNQGFSDEPQSQKSSLSAGRAEAVSSDLMSFDSHNAHVKDEAASQ